The following DNA comes from Cucumis sativus cultivar 9930 chromosome 7, Cucumber_9930_V3, whole genome shotgun sequence.
ctttttaagttttatgaaTTTACTAAACAtgatattaaaagtttaagacccatattttttatctaataaatttaacaatgttttaaaatgttgagtAGGTTAGGTAgcataaaattgaaagctcATGATGCGTTAGACACCTTTACCATTTAGAACATATTGGACACAAAGTATTCAAATATCTACTAAACACAAACATCACAATTGAAGgactaaacttgtaatttgaCCAATTATATTATTCTACAATGGTAATGGTAGAGGCACATAAAATCTTAGGGAATAACAATTGGGGAAGATCAAAATTAGAGAGATAACGGAATTTGTTGCGACTCATTTATTTGCCTACGTTTGAGAACTCCACAACTCTCAATGATTATAGAGTGGAGGCATACCTGCCAATGGTTGAGCTCGTGAAGTTGCAACAGACAACCCAGGGATCATTGTCTTATCATCAATTTCGATCCCAAGTAAATCCAGATCAAGACTTGAACCAAACATGAAAGTTTCCTTTAAGTTTGAGATCTCCTCTTGAACAGCTGAAAATTAATGGAAGACCATTTAGTTATAGAAGAAACAATAAGAACAACAAACCAACATCCCTTTGTAAGATAAAGCAGCAAATCTTCAGCCATGTTTAGAATCAATGCcaaacaaaggaagaaaaacaattggTATACCTGAAAAAGGCAATTGAACAAATGCCCACCTCTCCCCAAAAAGATTCTCTGGAAGTTCCATTGGAAATGGATTATCTAATGCAAGAAGGGGCTTAGATCCTTTCTGAAAACCGGGATGACGCGTATAAACGGTCTCATATCGCTCTTCCAGCCACAAAAGCAGGGAAAGACACTGGTGGGAGGGGAACAATGAAAACTCTTGAGCGAGTGTAATTCATATCCTAAATgcaatcaaatttcataaagaaACATAATCGAAGAAAACACCTATAAATTCATAACTACCAACCCTTTTACTAGGAATGGGCTTTATGCCAAGCTCGGTACATGCTTTTGTAATGATTGTCTGCATCTGTGACCTATAATCCcatcaacatttcaatcaTATGAAGACACCATTCTTCAACAATTTGCTAAAACCACTCAATCATAGAAGATTTTGTCCACAATTTcagaaatattttgaaattcggATGCACAGTCACAACATTGTATATTATATCCATCTAAATGAGCTGAGAATAATCAATCAGCAAATGTACCTAAAGAAGCGGATTTTATCTGGTAGTGGTACTCCTAACTCTTCAGCAATCGAGGAAACGGCGTCTCTCAAAGTAATGCTATTAATAACATTGTTAGGAAAATATTTCGTGTATTGAAGAGAGAGCGAGTTATCACAGACTACAAGCTCCCACACCTTCTTCCCTCTGATATCCAAAATAGGTCTGGAGCAGAAATCCAACTCCCACTCCGTAATACTCTCCGGATCAGTTTCCGAATCCAAATAGGCCATCTCCAAGGTCGGGTCATCCTCATCCTCGTTCAATTCCACCTCTTCCGGCGCCGTGACCGAGCTTTCTGATACAGAATTTGATCTAAAACGAGGTAGTGGTTGCTGACTGATACGGCCATTGGCTGAGAATCTGTTTGCGGTTTTGATTGATTGTGAAAATGGGGAATAAATAGGTTTGGATTTGGTAAAGTGAAGACCCCCTAGGGTTCTTATTCTGGTGGGATTGAAGCTTAAGGTCGCCATGGAAGAGGAGCTCTCTCAGTAAGATAAGCTTCGTGAgctgagagagagagagccaGTTTTGTTAGTTATTTTTCCGCCACAAAAATATcctttttggaaattttgtgttttctttggCTCTCTCAATTCTCAACCTTAcgaaaatctcattttattttattatcgtTCTTAcggatttttctttttcttttttgaaaaagagaccttcctaaaataaaaatatttaaaaaaacttttcaaatgttattgttgttgaaaacataaataaataataagagtAAATGATAAATAGAAGTTAAATTATTACAACTTTTACTtcagattttgttattttgtaaatagtttcaatattttctatttttaaaaacgtgtatttagaaaatacatggaaaaaactttgattacaaagaatttgatgaattttgctccattttgtaaatagtttcaatatcaagttttcttttttaaataacccTTCATAAAGTTACATGTAAAAAGACTACATCtccatttatttaaattatacattcatttttttaagtattataAGAACCAAGGAGATTCGATCCACAAACTCCGTGGTCAATCACAAATACAATTGCCAGTTAAGCTATATTATATTTAGCTACTTGAATTGAACTTAACtctacaatatatatacataatttcaAACGActtctaaaatcaaaatcaaaatataaaaaaaatgtcaacctGAGCATAGCTCAATTGATTAAGAGACTAGTAAACTATCTAAAGATCATAGGTTTGAATCTCTACTTTTAGTAGTGGAGATTCGAACCTCTGACCTTTTAGATAGATTGCTAATGTCTCCAACCAATTGAACTATACTCAAGTtgatattcttctttgttatttgtatttatttaaaaagagagatcataaatataaataacaaattattaaggttatatttatgaaattcaaCTAAAACTCATTATTGAATATCAACTCGTATTTTGCTAACAATTTTCATGTTGTGTcaacaaaatacaatgaataaaatatatacacttttGATCTTTCAACTTAgcaaacacaaaaaagaaaaccaactATTAACAAGTtggtgttttttgttttgtttaggaagattatctctaaaataaatattgaatttatatattttacagttttctaattttcaaattactttttttcaaattttcatctcataagtttttcttttcttttctaattgcTTGTAACAAATTATTAGGACAATGTTGGaaaactatttagtttttttgttttttatgatTGAACCTAtttctttaaagtttttataatgtttgtatatttattaattacgAAGTTGAAATTTTAGCTAAATTTCATAACACTTTCAAATCTTTAGATTAATTGTTTTCAACTATAGAatgaaataaactaaaatatttataaaaacagggaaattttaattgatatcgataaattctaaaattttgttatatttataagcGTTTTTAGCACTTTTGTCatttagtataattttttaatttttttaaaaaaattattttgatttttaaaaatgtctataaaaaatagatagaaaaacaataaatttaaaaggtaaagcaagtttttaaaaacttaaatttaaaaaagttaacaaaCTACAACTAAACCTCCAATTACACGTAAATAgtctaacaaatttaaaataatgaatattttatagaaaaaaagatatcaattattattaaactaacCTTGAcgttaataaactaaaaatacattaataaaaaaaatgtaaaaagaaacGTCTCAAACTCataatttgagttttaattctaaaagaaaaattgtaatttgtaataaaaataaaatagacaatataacaataatttaaataagtaaaatgaagaaaaattattttaaataatatttttttttgaaaatatttacaaatatactaaaatatctcaataaattaattaaatttcggatataatattttaggttaattttgcttaaaagtaaattataaataaattcgttgttaaaaaaaaaatcagattgcTTGAGAAATACGTGCCCAAACCCGAGCTCCTCTCTTTCCCTTAGCTCTTTGAGATTCTCTGTTCAACCCACCGGAAAGTACTTGCCGCCATGGTTTCATCAAAGGACGGCGACGTTAGTTGCAGTCCTTCATGGAGCCCCTCCGTGAATTGGACGGTCACTAGTGGCTGTTTGGAGAATACAGTTGCTTACGAATCCTTCTATTCTCCGATCAACGACGATGAGACGGTCGAATCCGATCCCAAGCCACCTCTTATTCTGCGCTGCCCCTCATCAGAGTCTGGTCCCTGCGAGATCACTCGTGAGTTCCGTATTCATCGCTTTCCTCTGCTTGTTTGGTTTGACATTGTTTGAGTGATTTCAAGTGTTTTGAGTGTCGTGAACATTTCCCGAAAAAATTAGGATTGTAGAATAATACAAAGGAACTTTTATTAAGAAATGACAGGTTTTTGTTCATTTATGTGTAGGTTGTTTCAccttgtgttttatttttgcaagAAAGTGACTATCGATTGATAATCTTAGGGCTGCAAGACTAAGTAGAAAATTGGTGATTATAGATCAAGAATTTTGATAGCTGAAAGCTGGTTCATGATTTGGTTACCAAAGATGGGAATGGACAAATGGTGACCTCCTATACTACTAGAATTTCCGGTTAATGGAAGTTGGGTGAATTTAGCAACTTCTTGTTTCTAGAGTCATTTTTCAGCTTATGTAACTTTAAAAGTGGATTATCTAATGGAGATAGGCTATGCATTGTTAGTCCTTTTCCAGTTTGCTTGCTacaattgtttcaatttaaaattgagttaAAGTCTACATTACGTTGAGCATTTCAGACTTTCAGTGATGCCTCTTGAAAGGGTAACTAAAGATCATGGTTTGCAGTTCATTTTGCGGAAAAACACGAAATCCAACAGGTTTATGTTAGAAGCACCGCCCGAGTCTATGAGATGTATCACGTTACTAACTCTCAAGATGAAAATGAGTATTTTTGTACTGTTCGTTGTGGTGCTGCTTTGAGAGACGAAGAAGTGCTTCACACAGATGGAATTGAAAGTGTGTCTGCACATCTACATGGGTCTAATGGTGTCGTGGCTGAGGCAAATTCACAACGTGAGAGTAATTTGAACACGAATGAAGATGAATGGGTTGAAGTTAAAGCTCCTGATGGCCCGACCCTTGTTCATAAAAGTGACTCTTCTACATCCGAATCTGTTGCAAATTCAGTGATGATTAGGCAGGTGTGTTACATTGCTCCCCACCAATATTTTGTTGACAATTTGACCAAAAGCTTTTATTTGGAATATGAATTCTCATGATTACTGTGTTCTCTCCTCAAGGTTCCCTGATATTAGTTTTCCAATCATCTCAATAAGAGATGGATGTGAGATATAAGTTCACCTGGAGCAAACCTGAATTGTTTCAATTAACAATGCGCCTTGTAacattttctctcttaatTCATGGTTGTtgcattcaaatattttatttgaagatgATAAGACAAACAAACCAAAGTATTTATTTAGAAACATGTAATCTCCTAGATTTTTGCGAGTCCCCTAAATCTTGAAAGGGATGTTAACCTTGGTCTTGGACTGGGAATGTCAGTTCTTGGTGATGatatttgatatatgtttctttttagttGCATCCATTAATTTTCACATTGATGTGGACTGACTTTAGTCCTGATCAGTAAGTCATGATCAGTGACTACTGAGGAAGGAAACTAAAAGTGTAAATGGAGGAATTCTGTCTAGGAAAGGAACGAgggtttaaaatttaaactgcAAAGTAGTAGGAAAAGGTTAGGATATTTATACATGTGCCTATATGGACGAAATCTGCCAATGGAAGGAAGCTTCACAATGCAAATTAATAGGTACAAAAAAATTCTGAAAGTCTAAATGGTGATCTGGATTCTGATGTTTAATGCATGTAGTATTCTGATTGAATCTGTTTTTAGTAATTCTTAACTAATGGAGAATCTTTTCCCCAGGACTTTTACGAGGCTACGGCAGAAATAACGAATGCAAATCCTTGCACATCTCTTACAATCCGTCTGCTTTCACTTCAGAATAAAAGTCTTGTATATGTAGATGAAATTTATGTGTTTGCCAATCCTGTTGATTTAGAAGAAGAGGGCCCGCCCGAGAATTCGGCTCAAAATTCTCAAAGTTCTTTGATGTCCATGCTTGTACCAACCCTTCTGCAGTTATCTAAAACTACTGGCAGTAGTAAGAACAATGATGGCCGTAATTCTAATCCAGAGGGAGTCCATTTATTACCCAAAATTGGGCCAGAGCCTCTTAATTCAACCAATAGTGTAACTGGACTTCAGCagcaagaagaaaaagagtcTGAAAGATCCGTACGTCAGCCTGAGGTGCATTTACAAGTTCCTGTTAAAGATAAAATGCATAATGAAAACGAACCTCTACATCGTATTGAAAACATTTTGGGCCAGCTTGTTTCTCGAATGGACAGAATAGAGAATTGCTTTCTAaggtttgaagaaaatatgctAAAACCCATTAACAGCATTGACGGGAGGCTAAAGCAGGTTGAGCAGCAACTTGAACTTTTAACTAAGGAGTCACATGGTTCAGAATGGCCATCTTGTTACAGAATGTCTGCTCCAAGCTTTTCTGCTAACGGATCAAGTTCTAACTCCTTCTATAACAGTGGGAACGATCATCCAAGTTGTGGACCAATTGAGCCAGATCGAAAGGAAATACATTCAGTTTCATCACCTATTCCACTTGATATACCCAACTCAGTGGATTCTTCACTGTTGCGTCCAAGTCTTGTGGTAACTGCTCCTGAGTTTTCAAACATTGATGATGGTGATCAGGAGAGCGATGTGGCTACTGCTCCTGAATTTTCAAATGGTAATGACGAAGaccaagaaaatcaaattcgGGAAGTTCCAGTGGATGTGTGTAAACCAAAGCCATCCATTGATGATGCATTGGCATCTGCTCTCGCTCAGTTCACattatcatcatcttcaatCAGCACTCCAGAACATTCAGAAACTGTAGCGGTTAAGCCTCCAGACCTTCCAAATGAGGATGGAAACAATCACAAGAAATCCTTATCAAGTAATCTGTCTACAAGTGAAATAGACCATACAAGCTGTTCCCATGAAATTGATGACATACAATGCACAAAAAATTTGGCTTCGGCTTCTCTATCTTCTGCCAATGGCTGGAACTTGAGTCCTCGGCACAATTGCTTTGCCAAAATTGGTGATGGAGATGGTGAACAAGTTCTTGAAGGCCCGGAATGCATGTACGAGAAAGTTAGTAGCGAAGTCGAAACTGCTTTGGATGAACAAAGTGTGCAAGGAATGGAGGCACTTGGAAATGTGGAAGTCGTTGATGAAACAATTGAAGATTTTGATTCAGAGACGAGTATTCCTATCCACCCTTTTCCCCATCATACTGGCAACGATTCAGATAAAACTAATGTCGATTCAAATGCTGATGCCAATACCATCGAAGTTACAAAAGGAAGTCGTGACATAGACATAGTCCACGACGTTCTCGGATTTTCGCGTGACATGTCCATTGTGAATTTTGAGATTCCAATCCTGGATGTAAGCTTCACCTCCAATGCTGATTCGTCTTCCCACAACAACCTCAAAGAACTTCTTGGGAACACGACGGAATTGAGTAATGGAGCGTCTTGTCCCAAAGAAAGTGATGATGTTACTTCCTTTGGCGAGCAAGGTGAGCTCATTTTGGTTGAGGAAGAGGGGCAGGAGAATGCTTGCTCAACAAAAAGTGAGCTCATTTTGGTCGAGGAAGAGGGGCAGGAGAATGCTTCCTCAACAAATGGCCCCATATCGGTTGATATGAACTATTACACCATCATGAGTGATCCTGTAATTACTGCTGATGGCGTAAATCTGAAGGATTACTATAACAAGACAGTCATCTGGAATCTTATATGATTATTTCTGGTATATTTCTTGTTCTGGATTTGGATGtgaatttgtaaataaatcttttttagccaataaacaattttagttTACATTGGTATTTgctttttgtttggtttttattgGTTTAGTTTTCTCCTCTGAAAATGAATAGTCATAGATGTATGTAGGCTTTTGATTCTCGGAGAGTAGGAGTGTATTTGGATTAACCTTTAGAGAACACATAATTTTCCGTTCCTTGGTTTCAATGGGGGTGGGGAATCTCGGTTGGACTGGAGATGGGTCAAACCGAAGACACAAAATGGGTCCCCGAATCCGGATCTCTGCCCcggattaatttttttaatacatgtGTAATTAATACATTTGCTACTtgtttgtaaaattattttactttttaaaaattacatttcataattaaattaatttaacccttctattaaattttcaataaaaaattctaaattttttaataattaatttaaatgtcaaaattttatttttaaaaataaaaagtaattaaaaaaaagaaaacgaataATTTTTGGCCAAAAACACAGCCCTACTGGAACGAATAATTTATCTATGTTTCAAACTATACAAAAATCACATGATGCTTGTGTTGAATgagaatttatatttcaaattgcaATATCTTTATACAAAAATACAtgaactattttcaaattttattaaaaagataattccaatataatttcaaaatagggagagaaaaggaaagaaaatggacGAAACCGCGAAACACGAAGGCAAGAAAACTTTCGACGCCCAGCTGAGTGTGGAGTATTGAAATGCGATCTCCTCCTGCGGCAACTAGGTCGCATCTTTGAAGCTTTCTTGTAGCCCTTTGGAAACCCTGAATTCTTCTGATTTCATCCGAAGTTGCAAATGGAAGCCGCTGTGGTTGACCCTGGCTCCAAGCTTCTCAAAGCCGGACCTGCCATACCGGATCAAGCTCCCTCTATGGTATTTTGcttcaacttctttttgtttttctttcctatcTACTTCAGATTGTATTCATCCGCTGCTACAGTTGAATGTTATGATTGCCGCCCTTTTTAGATCAAATTAATGACTAGTCTTGCCgagaaatgtattttttttctccaagaGACTTGCGGTATGCTGTGAGATAGTTGTTATGAATTGTAGCCGAATTTGTACTCGGTTATTTGTTAGGTTAGGGAAGTCTTAAGCTGAGTGTAGTAAGCATCGAGTTTCTCACATTTGCTACTTGTGtgaaaaatatctattttttctttttaaacttgGGTTTTGGTTGCGGATTTTCTCTTAATTCTTCTTAATTTCTCAGATTATTCCTACCCATATGAAACGTATGCCGGAGGATGAATCAGTAACTGAGAATTCACAATTTGAGGACGTGACTGTTGATCCTGTTGTTCGGGGCTTCATTAAGGATTGGGATGCTATGGAGGATTTGTTGCACCATGTTTTATATACTGGACTTGGATGGGAAATTGGCA
Coding sequences within:
- the LOC101211395 gene encoding uncharacterized protein LOC101211395 isoform X2: MYHVTNSQDENEYFCTVRCGAALRDEEVLHTDGIESVSAHLHGSNGVVAEANSQRESNLNTNEDEWVEVKAPDGPTLVHKSDSSTSESVANSVMIRQDFYEATAEITNANPCTSLTIRLLSLQNKSLVYVDEIYVFANPVDLEEEGPPENSAQNSQSSLMSMLVPTLLQLSKTTGSSKNNDGRNSNPEGVHLLPKIGPEPLNSTNSVTGLQQQEEKESERSVRQPEVHLQVPVKDKMHNENEPLHRIENILGQLVSRMDRIENCFLRFEENMLKPINSIDGRLKQVEQQLELLTKESHGSEWPSCYRMSAPSFSANGSSSNSFYNSGNDHPSCGPIEPDRKEIHSVSSPIPLDIPNSVDSSLLRPSLVVTAPEFSNIDDGDQESDVATAPEFSNGNDEDQENQIREVPVDVCKPKPSIDDALASALAQFTLSSSSISTPEHSETVAVKPPDLPNEDGNNHKKSLSSNLSTSEIDHTSCSHEIDDIQCTKNLASASLSSANGWNLSPRHNCFAKIGDGDGEQVLEGPECMYEKVSSEVETALDEQSVQGMEALGNVEVVDETIEDFDSETSIPIHPFPHHTGNDSDKTNVDSNADANTIEVTKGSRDIDIVHDVLGFSRDMSIVNFEIPILDVSFTSNADSSSHNNLKELLGNTTELSNGASCPKESDDVTSFGEQGELILVEEEGQENACSTKSELILVEEEGQENASSTNGPISVDMNYYTIMSDPVITADGVNLKDYYNKTVIWNLI
- the LOC101211395 gene encoding uncharacterized protein LOC101211395 isoform X1, which encodes MVSSKDGDVSCSPSWSPSVNWTVTSGCLENTVAYESFYSPINDDETVESDPKPPLILRCPSSESGPCEITLHFAEKHEIQQVYVRSTARVYEMYHVTNSQDENEYFCTVRCGAALRDEEVLHTDGIESVSAHLHGSNGVVAEANSQRESNLNTNEDEWVEVKAPDGPTLVHKSDSSTSESVANSVMIRQDFYEATAEITNANPCTSLTIRLLSLQNKSLVYVDEIYVFANPVDLEEEGPPENSAQNSQSSLMSMLVPTLLQLSKTTGSSKNNDGRNSNPEGVHLLPKIGPEPLNSTNSVTGLQQQEEKESERSVRQPEVHLQVPVKDKMHNENEPLHRIENILGQLVSRMDRIENCFLRFEENMLKPINSIDGRLKQVEQQLELLTKESHGSEWPSCYRMSAPSFSANGSSSNSFYNSGNDHPSCGPIEPDRKEIHSVSSPIPLDIPNSVDSSLLRPSLVVTAPEFSNIDDGDQESDVATAPEFSNGNDEDQENQIREVPVDVCKPKPSIDDALASALAQFTLSSSSISTPEHSETVAVKPPDLPNEDGNNHKKSLSSNLSTSEIDHTSCSHEIDDIQCTKNLASASLSSANGWNLSPRHNCFAKIGDGDGEQVLEGPECMYEKVSSEVETALDEQSVQGMEALGNVEVVDETIEDFDSETSIPIHPFPHHTGNDSDKTNVDSNADANTIEVTKGSRDIDIVHDVLGFSRDMSIVNFEIPILDVSFTSNADSSSHNNLKELLGNTTELSNGASCPKESDDVTSFGEQGELILVEEEGQENACSTKSELILVEEEGQENASSTNGPISVDMNYYTIMSDPVITADGVNLKDYYNKTVIWNLI
- the LOC101208052 gene encoding protein TAB2 homolog, chloroplastic, which encodes MATLSFNPTRIRTLGGLHFTKSKPIYSPFSQSIKTANRFSANGRISQQPLPRFRSNSVSESSVTAPEEVELNEDEDDPTLEMAYLDSETDPESITEWELDFCSRPILDIRGKKVWELVVCDNSLSLQYTKYFPNNVINSITLRDAVSSIAEELGVPLPDKIRFFRSQMQTIITKACTELGIKPIPSKRCLSLLLWLEERYETVYTRHPGFQKGSKPLLALDNPFPMELPENLFGERWAFVQLPFSAVQEEISNLKETFMFGSSLDLDLLGIEIDDKTMIPGLSVATSRAQPLAAWMNGMEVYSVEADTSRASLILSVGIATRYVYATYKKTPVTSAEAEAWEAAKKACGGLHFLAIQDDLDSEDCVGFWLLLDLPPPPV